A single window of Syntrophotalea acetylenica DNA harbors:
- a CDS encoding DUF3426 domain-containing protein produces the protein MIVECPECVSRFRLADDKLKPSGTKVRCSRCQKVFTVMPELDETSAAATGPGDVAMPSAASADKEWDQALSETGGSAFHEFDFGESWDDVSSLSGDPTLENEFSEDSAFDFAAFDEDGELKSDALFETAADEGEAFSFEDGSFPLDEEGGDSQDYFAEPTKAPVEDPSSELSPDSVAAGGAARSPLAGLHAGAADHEVEDGDAGLFAPPASSEGKPSLPPPARVPVRRKSKGTGLSLLFLLLLVGGAAGGYFAWKKDLLGSLMRLERLHALMRSQPEATESGQIRTLGLNGGFLQNRRAGRLFVIQGEAVNDYRESRSAIAVKGVLFDAKGAPLQQQTVFCGNPIDAGELETLPFDRIAERMNNQFGDSLSNLNVPAGKAVPFTIVFRNLPEGLSEFSVEVIDSKPASR, from the coding sequence ATGATTGTGGAGTGTCCCGAATGTGTCAGCCGTTTTCGGCTGGCGGATGACAAATTGAAACCTTCCGGCACCAAAGTCCGCTGTTCCAGGTGTCAGAAGGTTTTTACGGTTATGCCCGAGTTGGACGAAACCTCGGCTGCCGCCACCGGGCCTGGTGATGTCGCCATGCCTTCCGCCGCTTCCGCGGACAAAGAATGGGACCAGGCGCTTTCTGAAACGGGCGGCTCTGCCTTTCATGAATTCGACTTTGGCGAATCCTGGGACGATGTCAGCTCCCTGTCCGGAGATCCGACCTTGGAGAACGAGTTTTCGGAGGATTCAGCCTTCGATTTTGCTGCTTTCGACGAGGACGGTGAATTGAAGTCCGATGCGCTGTTCGAAACGGCAGCAGATGAAGGGGAGGCATTTTCTTTTGAGGACGGTAGTTTTCCCCTGGACGAGGAAGGTGGCGACTCGCAGGATTATTTTGCAGAACCCACCAAGGCGCCGGTTGAGGATCCGTCTTCTGAATTATCACCGGATTCCGTTGCTGCGGGAGGGGCTGCAAGGTCGCCTTTGGCCGGGCTCCATGCGGGGGCGGCGGATCATGAGGTGGAAGACGGTGACGCCGGGCTGTTCGCTCCTCCTGCAAGCTCGGAGGGCAAACCCTCGCTGCCACCTCCCGCCAGGGTTCCGGTCCGGCGAAAATCAAAAGGCACAGGGTTGTCCCTGCTTTTTTTATTGTTGTTGGTCGGGGGGGCAGCCGGCGGCTACTTTGCCTGGAAGAAGGATCTGCTCGGTTCTTTGATGCGGCTGGAGCGGCTGCATGCCCTGATGCGATCACAGCCGGAGGCAACGGAAAGCGGCCAGATCCGCACGCTGGGATTGAATGGCGGTTTTTTGCAGAACCGGCGGGCTGGGCGGCTGTTCGTGATTCAGGGCGAGGCGGTTAACGATTATCGGGAATCACGCTCGGCAATCGCCGTCAAGGGGGTTCTGTTCGATGCCAAGGGGGCACCGCTGCAGCAGCAGACGGTGTTCTGTGGCAATCCCATCGATGCCGGCGAGCTGGAAACTTTGCCGTTTGACAGGATTGCCGAGCGGATGAACAATCAGTTCGGGGATTCTCTGAGCAACCTTAATGTTCCCGCCGGCAAGGCCGTTCCCTTCACCATCGTGTTCCGCAACCTGCCGGAAGGGCTGAGTGAGTTTTCGGTGGAGGTCATCGATTCCAAACCGGCTTCCCGG
- the hpt gene encoding hypoxanthine phosphoribosyltransferase, producing MRKNFKTLYTRDQIAEQVCRLGGEIDRDYQNREILLVCVLKGSFLFFADLVRAISCPLLVDFVRMASYGCETVSSGIVEMRKDLEFSVTDREVLIVEDIIDTGYTLQSLFHRLLERQPRSLKVCTLLDKRIDRKVPIEADYVGMTLEEGFVVGYGLDYQERYRELPELYIFEDPSSAGEGRPL from the coding sequence ATGCGTAAAAACTTTAAAACTCTCTACACCCGGGACCAGATCGCCGAGCAGGTGTGCAGGCTTGGGGGAGAGATCGACCGGGATTACCAGAATCGGGAAATTCTGCTGGTTTGCGTTCTGAAAGGCTCTTTTCTGTTTTTTGCCGATCTGGTGCGTGCCATTTCCTGCCCGCTGCTGGTCGATTTCGTGCGCATGGCCAGTTATGGCTGCGAAACGGTTTCATCCGGCATTGTCGAGATGCGCAAGGATCTGGAGTTTTCCGTAACCGATCGTGAGGTCCTTATTGTCGAGGATATCATCGATACGGGATATACCCTGCAGTCGCTGTTTCATCGCCTGCTGGAGCGTCAGCCGCGCTCCCTGAAGGTTTGTACGTTGCTGGACAAGCGCATCGATCGAAAAGTCCCCATTGAAGCGGATTATGTCGGCATGACGTTGGAGGAGGGGTTTGTGGTCGGTTACGGGCTCGATTATCAGGAGCGCTATCGCGAACTGCCTGAACTGTATATTTTTGAAGATCCGTCATCTGCGGGTGAGGGGAGGCCGTTATGA
- a CDS encoding DUF1573 domain-containing protein, translating into MKTPHTFFLAIFCLALLPAPALAAPQIFISDPAFQFGTIAEGDRLEHVFTFANRGDQTLSIERVRSTCGCTGTLLSSREILPGKSGEVRITFNSNGMRGPITKWVYIYSNDPATPKAALRIAGLVKPEIDIQPDRLQLTNMRPGEKRQADITLTNNGERTIFLSNLATMPASLSASLSQTRLAPGASARIRATLTLPAEKSRQNGYITLSTSSPRSPKLRISVFGVGRERTP; encoded by the coding sequence ATGAAAACACCGCACACGTTTTTTCTGGCCATTTTTTGTCTGGCTCTTCTCCCGGCGCCGGCACTGGCCGCTCCGCAGATCTTCATCTCCGACCCCGCTTTCCAGTTCGGAACGATCGCCGAAGGCGACAGATTGGAGCATGTTTTTACTTTTGCCAACCGCGGCGACCAGACCCTGTCCATTGAACGCGTGCGATCAACGTGCGGATGCACCGGCACATTGCTGTCCAGCAGGGAAATCCTCCCCGGAAAATCGGGAGAGGTAAGAATCACTTTCAATTCCAACGGCATGCGGGGCCCGATTACCAAATGGGTGTACATCTACAGCAACGATCCCGCCACCCCGAAAGCGGCACTGCGGATTGCGGGGTTGGTCAAACCCGAAATCGACATACAACCCGACCGGTTGCAGCTTACCAACATGCGACCCGGCGAAAAACGCCAGGCAGACATCACCCTTACCAACAACGGCGAACGCACCATTTTTCTGTCCAACCTTGCCACCATGCCCGCTTCGTTATCGGCAAGTCTCAGCCAGACCAGGCTGGCACCCGGCGCTTCGGCCCGCATCCGGGCAACCCTGACACTGCCTGCCGAAAAAAGCCGCCAAAACGGCTACATCACCCTCTCGACAAGCAGTCCCCGCAGCCCGAAACTGCGCATTTCAGTGTTTGGCGTCGGACGCGAACGGACGCCCTGA